In Drosophila subpulchrella strain 33 F10 #4 breed RU33 chromosome 3R, RU_Dsub_v1.1 Primary Assembly, whole genome shotgun sequence, the following are encoded in one genomic region:
- the LOC119556148 gene encoding molybdopterin synthase sulfur carrier subunit, with protein MSTDGPVVNVHVLFFAKSRELANTTRSKVDVPTEIIASDLLDQLVSRFGLTSIRDNLILAHNESYIDNLSDRILFKEGDELAIIPPLSGG; from the coding sequence ATGAGTACGGATGGACCTGTTGTCAATGTGCACGTGCTGTTTTTTGCCAAATCTCGGGAATTAGCCAATACCACCCGATCGAAAGTGGATGTGCCAACCGAAATCATTGCCTCCGATCTGCTGGACCAGCTGGTGTCCAGATTTGGCCTGACCTCCATCCGGGATAACCTGATTTTGGCCCACAACGAGTCGTATATTGATAACCTGAGTGATAGAATTCTGTTCAAGGAGGGAGACGAACTGGCCATCATACCGCCCCTCAGTGGAGGCTAA